A genome region from Musa acuminata AAA Group cultivar baxijiao chromosome BXJ3-5, Cavendish_Baxijiao_AAA, whole genome shotgun sequence includes the following:
- the LOC135639069 gene encoding uncharacterized protein LOC135639069, with protein MADFRHKEADRGCRRGLEELLLRGGRGDGCVGEEAEEASAGGGDGADQLARRRRRSDLEGDDLAETSAAARRHSRILSRWAARQAEEMITTIERRNRESELMALARLHAVSMLDASFLRESRRAQSSVERPVAARASSVLRMWRELEDESIAGDRRSPAPSPTTASNNHRSAPETHGPMVRRNSLDVASEINASEYSQWPDRPTALGRRGAVEDSEDWRSSREQSPDIGGGGHGERERVREIVSGWMTEIDMTDTASQILPGSDSPRSEWLDERERERVRLVREWMQTVSQQRDGWASRREERDREGLVANQENRQRQHVQRNLLRLRGRQARLDLIMRNVRERERELQALSEHQPVSHFAHRNRIQAVLRGRFLRNGGPVEDGQRHSVAAGELGQLRQHHTVSGFREGFRSREDGIVTGPASNQSDGIVTGQASNQSVDVDNINVSSNNLFVSSTLEVLDETHDQFRAHDTNVDGHQPEEVYTTFQMESSMQISDMVGRGSAIQEDNWLADDVEHEQRDSQQPIELGSTVQHDGPIEEHNSNWHENEAQEWLHDAPEDEDGRDSHLLEAHEHWHEDNSQVTEANWQDGPSDSFNEQHSFPVIRNTFVSSEDGDYVYNVELRELLSRRSVSNLLRSGFRESLDQLVQSYIQRQGRDPFQWDMERTMPNHVLPGEDQSQQRDLIHGQRDSVTRPLHATPMPPTPPPLPPWHSELHHSWSRQSIRRPEVEWDIINDLKADMARLQQVMSNMQRMLEACMDMQLELQRAVRQEVSAALNRSVGEHGEESSQDGTKWHNVRKGVCCVCCDSHIDSLLYRCGHMCTCSRCANELVQGGGKCPLCRAPIVEVIRAYSVV; from the exons ATGGCGGATTTCCGACACAAGGAAGCCGATCGGGGGTGCCGGCGCGGCCTGGAGGAGCTGCTGCTGCGCGGAGGACGAGGGGATGGGTGCGTGggtgaggaggcggaggaggctaGCGCTGGTGGCGGCGATGGCGCCGACCAGCTCGCCCGCCGCCGGCGGCGGTCAGACCTAGAGGGGGATGACCTGGCCGAGACGTCGGCCGCTGCTCGCCGCCATTCGCGGATCCTGAGCCGGTGGGCGGCGCGGCAGGCGGAGGAGATGATCACCACCATTGAGAGGAGGAACCGGGAGTCGGAGCTCATGGCGCTCGCGCGGCTCCACGCCGTTTCCATGCTCGACGCCTCCTTCCTCCGTGAGTCGCGTCGGGCGCAGTCCTCGGTCGAGCGCCCCGTGGCTGCGCGTGCCTCCTCTGTGCTCCGGATGTGGCGCGAGCTGGAGGATGAGTCTATCGCTGGGGATCGGAGGAGTCCTGCACCCTCTCCTACCACCGCGTCCAACAACCACCGTAGTGCGCCGGAAACCCATGGCCCTATGGTGCGGAGGAATTCTTTGGACGTTGCCAGCGAGATCAACGCTAGCGAATATTCTCAATGGCCTGATAGGCCGACGGCCCTAGGAAGGCGAGGTGCGGTCGAGGATTCTGAGGATTGGAGATCAAGCAGGGAGCAGTCTCCTGATATTGGAGGTGGTGGTcatggggagagggagagggtgaGAGAGATTGTTAGCGGGTGGATGACAGAGATAGACATGACAGACACTGCATCACAAATATTGCCAGGGAGTGATAGCCCAAGGAGTGAGTGGCTTGACGAGAGAGAGCGTGAGAGGGTGAGGCTGGTCAGGGAGTGGATGCAAACTGTGAGCCAGCAGAGGGATGGTTGGGCTAGCAGGAGGGAGGAACGGGATAGGGAAGGTCTGGTTGCAAATCAAGAAAATCGTCAACGACAACATGTCCAGAGGAACTTGCTGAGGCTCCGTGGAAGGCAGGCTCGCCTTGATCTGATCATGAGAAATGTCAGGGAGAGGGAAAGGGAGCTTCAGGCTTTGTCAGAGCACCAGCCTGTTTCACATTTTGCCCACCGCAATCGCATACAG GCTGTACTCCGAGGTAGATTCCTGAGAAATGGTGGACCAGTCGAGGATGGGCAGCGGCATTCAGTTGCAGCTGGAGAATTAGGTCAACTTAGACAGCATCATACGGTATCTGGCTTCAG GGAAGGATTTCGCTCCAGAGAGGATGGTATTGTCACAGGTCCAGCAAGCAACCAATCTGATGGTATTGTCACAGGTCAAGCAAGCAACCAATCTGTTGATGTTGATAACATCAATGTATCTAGTAACAATCTCTTTGTCTCAAGCACATTGGAGGTATTGGATGAGACCCATGATCAATTCCGAGCACATGATACTAATGTTGATGGACATCAACCAGAAGAGGTGTATACTACATTTCAGATGGAAAGCAGCATGCAAATCAGTGATATGGTCGGGAGAGGGTCTGCAATTCAGGAAGATAATTGGCTGGCAGATGATGTTGAACATGAGCAAAGGGATTCACAACAGCCTATTGAACTGGGGTCTACTGTACAGCATGATGGCCCTATCGAAGAACATAATAGTAACTGGCATGAAAATGAAGCCCAAGAATGGCTTCATGATGCCCCTGAAGATGAAGATGGACGAGATAGCCATCTTCTGGAAGCACATGAGCATTGGCATGAAGATAATTCTCAAGTGACTGAAGCAAACTGGCAAGATGGACCATCGGACTCCTTCAATGAGCAACATTCTTTTCCTGTTATAAGGAACACATTTGTTTCATCAGAAGATGGTGATTATGTGTATAATGTGGAACTTCGTGAACTCTTAAGCAG GAGAAGTGTATCTAATCTTCTTCGCAGTGGGTTTCGTGAAAGTCTAGACCAACTTGTACAATCCTATATACAGAGGCAGGGGCGTGATCCATTTCAGTGGGACATGGAAAGAACAATGCCTAACCATGTTTTACCAGGGGAAGATCAGAGCCAGCAAAGAGATCTAATTCATGGCCAACGCGATTCTGTTACCAGGCCTCTACATGCTACACCAATGCCACCAACACCACCTCCACTGCCGCCATGGCACTCAGAATTACATCATAGTTGGAGTCGGCAGAGCATTCGCCGCCCAGAAGTT GAATGGGATATAATTAATGATCTAAAGGCTGACATGGCTAGGCTTCAGCAAGTTATGAGTAATATGCAGCGGATGTTGGAGGCATGCATGGATATGCAGCTAGAGTTGCAGCGTGCTGTTAGACAAGAGGTCTCAGCAGCTTTGAATCGTTCTGTTGGAGAACATG GTGAGGAGTCGTCACAGGATGGAACAAAATGGCATAATGTGAGAAAAGGGGTTTGTTGTGTCTGCTGTGATAGTCATATCGATTCTCTTCTTTACAG GTGTGGGCACATGTGCACTTGTTCGAGATGCGCGAATGAGTTGGTTCAAGGTGGAGGCAAGTGCCCTTTGTGCCGTGCACCCATTGTTGAGGTGATTCGTGCTTATTCCGTAGTGTAG
- the LOC103984474 gene encoding N-acetylglucosaminyl-phosphatidylinositol biosynthetic protein gpi1, translating to MTRRKCTLWWPEQFLSCTSSSNLFLFGWFMDSVNSLDIVVAAAIPSLNLSVHLLQTNLEEILRSVNGNMPVGFRESSTFSMLGYYTADYPDIKLKPVGNQNDENPSKTKDHLHCLGVKDSPVKANICDIVKKQCNQESDLEATSSDIYKRWNCGCKELVEPHRQSLMSCDYWILLFCKPRRILYKNKQIPCLHHIHHNGDVLSPVDVHIIIYEPPTYGVSHLSLSYWRSPECVGLPLKKPNWVNELHKKPLLLDLNRVLMALNCANAAKILLEQRKGISGPISHFFMSILLRLASIVWHMVAALVASISTVVYIFLQLFNKLLSFRPRTLSFVLPKMFKHTWENVHIRSCQFLYWPIFLQDTGVSSKPNVEYAHKAALRKHFMWSNVLMDVLFGTVLGVLLLTNVEAICTWVLVTVGLLTNDLLRSGCVWLMGVPAGFKLNNELAELVGMISLNAIQIFSTLWFFLGAFLRLYIQVLAVLGIVFGSTVPVALCIDMLKLVTLHVYALHYLISFLYSQQIQALASLWRLFRGRKRNPLRQRLDSYDYTVEQHVVGSLLFTPLLLLIPTTSVFYIFFTSLITAILSLCITFEIIISLVHATPYAEILLWIISRRRFPSGIWFRIKYANYEMSVEACSPTYLDIRNKDFFVGGSESLVSVLCSNYATIGQVIRPYYFDIFSEVSPSFCTSLARGMLSGQRFPSTLGTRMPSTMPWMQITWREYWKLSYTAVLSSRL from the exons ATGACGAGAAGAAAATGTACGCTCTGGTGGCCGGAACAATTTTTGTCTTGCACATCCAGTTCCAACCTGTTTCTCTTTGGCTGGTTCATGGATTCTGTAAATTCCCTTGACATTGTTGTAGCAGCTGCAATTCCTTCACTGAATCTCTCGGTCCATCTTCTTCAGACTAATCTTGAG GAAATCCTTAGATCTGTGAATGGGAACATGCCAGTGGGATTTCGGGAGTCCTCAACATTTTCAATGCTTGGATACTACACTGCAGATTACCCTGATATAAAACTGAAACCAGtgggaaatcaaaatgatgaaaaTCCATCAAAGACAAAAGACCATCTACATTGTCTTGGAGTCAAAGATTCACCTGTAAAAGCAAATATCTGTGATATTGTCAAGAAACAGTGCAATCAGGAATCCGATCTAGAAGCGACATCCAGTGATATCTACAAAAGATGGAACTGTGGATGCAAGGAGCTTGTAGAACCTCACAGGCAATCTTTGATGAGTTGTGATTATTGGATCCTACTTTTCTGTAAACCTCGAAGAATCCTGTATAAGAACAAACAGatcccatgtttgcatcatatacaTCACAATGGCGATGTTCTGTCTCCTGTTGATGTCCAC ATAATCATCTATGAACCCCCAACCTATGGTGTAAGTCATTTATCTTTGAGCTATTGGCGTTCTCCTGAGTGTGTTGGTTTGCCGTTAAAGAAGCCTAACTGGGTAAATGAACTTCACAAGAAACCCCTACTCCTTGATTTG AACAGAGTTCTGATGGCACTCAATTGTGCAAATGCTGCTAAAATATTGCTGGAGCAAAGGAAGGGCATTTCTGGCCCTATAAGCCACTTCTTTATGTCAAT ACTGCTTAGATTGGCATCCATTGTATGGCATATGGTGGCAGCACTTGTGGCTTCAATCTCTACTGTTGTATACATCTTccttcaattattcaacaagctCTTGAGTTTCAGACCTAGAACATTATCGTTTGTATTACCAAAGATGTTCAAGCATACATGGGAGAATGTGCACATCCGCAGTTGTCAGTTTCTGTATTGGCCAATTTTTCTCCAAGATACTGGTGTCAG TTCCAAACCAAACGTTGAGTATGCTCACAAAGCTGCATTAAGGAAGCACTTCATGTGGTCTAATGTTTTGATGGATGTTCTCTTTGGAACTGTTCTTGGGGTTCTGTTGTTGACTAATGTTGAAGCTATTTGTACATGGGTTTTGGTAACTGTTGGTCTATTAACAAATGATCTGTTACGTTCGGGTTGTGTGTGGTTGATGGGTGTTCCAGCAGGTTTTAAGCTGAATAATGAGTTAGCAGAGCTTGTTGGCATGATTTCACTCAATGCAATTCAAATTTTCTCTACCCTTTGGTTCTTTCTGGGTGCTTTTCTCCGGTTGTACATTCAGGTGCTTGCAGTATTGGGGATTGTATTTGGCTCAACGGTACCAGTAGCTTTGTGCATTGACATGCTTAAACTTGTGACGTTGCATGTCTATGCTCTGCATTACTTAATATCATTTCTCTATTCACAACAGATCCAGGCTTTGGCTTCTTTGTGGCGCCTATTCCG TGGACGAAAGCGAAATCCGCTTAGGCAGCGGTTGGATAGTTATGACTATACGGTTGAGCAGCATGTTGTTGGTTCGCTTCTGTTTACACCACTCTTGCTGCTGATTCCAACTACTTCCGTATTCTACATTTTCTTCACCAGTCTGATTACTGCCATTCTTTCCCTGTGCATCACATTTGAGATCATTATTTCACTGGTTCACGCTACTCCTTATGCCGAGATATTACTATGGATCATAAGTAGGAGGAGGTTTCCTTCTGGAATATGGTTCAGAATCAAATATGCTAATTATGAAATGTCGGTTGAAGCTTGTTCACCTACTTACCTTGATATAAGGAACAAGGATTTCTTTGTTGGAGGATCAGAATCTTTGGTTTCAGTTCTCTGCAGTAACTATGCTACAATAG